One window from the genome of Balneola vulgaris DSM 17893 encodes:
- a CDS encoding potassium/proton antiporter, protein MIVSIYLLLGALLLLVSIFSSKLSVKYGIPSLLIFLGIGMIFGSDGIGVVYFEDYELAQQLGIIALIYILFSGGLDTKWRKVKPIIGPGLLLSTFGVLLSSLIVGYLVSLILNVSILEGILFGAIVSSTDAAAVFSVLRSHSIGFKYRLRELIEFESGTNDPMAIFLTIGLIQFLTIPDMSSLSLLLLFVKQMVIGAVLGILFGKAINWIINRSNLTYDGLYPVLSLSFVPLIYACTDLLSGSGFLAVYLAGLVLGNSTFVHKRSLLNFFDGIGWLMQICMFLTLGLVVFPNQILKVAPEGMIIALVLIFIGRPISVFLSLMFTRFNIKSKALLSWVGLRGAVPIIMATFPLVAGMEHAELFFSIIFFVVVTSVLIQGPTIPLAARLLKLDEPLYEKTRYPIELEPTIDTKAALKEVRVSNGDFAVGKQILDLGLAENVLITLINRDGKFIVPKGSTVIEVQDKLLILSDKDEVSEIRDLLTKKSQTA, encoded by the coding sequence GTGATTGTTTCAATCTATTTATTACTAGGTGCCTTGTTACTGCTGGTGAGTATCTTTTCCAGCAAGTTATCGGTGAAGTATGGCATCCCTTCCCTGCTCATTTTTCTTGGCATAGGGATGATATTTGGCTCGGATGGCATAGGGGTCGTTTATTTTGAAGACTATGAACTTGCCCAGCAACTAGGTATTATCGCTCTTATCTATATTCTATTTTCTGGCGGTCTTGATACCAAATGGCGAAAGGTTAAACCTATCATAGGACCTGGCCTCCTTCTTTCTACTTTTGGCGTTCTACTTAGTTCTTTGATTGTTGGGTATTTGGTATCTCTTATTCTAAATGTAAGCATCCTTGAAGGAATTCTTTTTGGAGCTATAGTTTCTTCTACCGATGCTGCAGCTGTGTTTTCGGTACTAAGATCGCATTCCATTGGGTTCAAATATCGCCTACGAGAACTTATTGAATTTGAATCAGGCACCAATGACCCTATGGCCATTTTCTTAACCATAGGCCTTATTCAATTCCTTACAATTCCAGATATGTCAAGCTTGTCTTTATTGCTTCTATTTGTGAAGCAAATGGTAATTGGTGCGGTTCTTGGAATTCTATTTGGGAAGGCTATTAATTGGATTATAAACCGGTCCAATTTAACCTATGATGGATTATATCCTGTACTATCACTGTCTTTTGTTCCCCTTATCTATGCATGTACAGATTTGCTAAGCGGTAGTGGTTTTTTAGCGGTTTACCTTGCTGGATTAGTATTAGGAAACTCAACATTTGTTCATAAACGAAGCCTGTTGAACTTTTTTGATGGCATCGGGTGGCTTATGCAAATTTGTATGTTTTTAACCTTGGGCTTAGTAGTATTTCCAAATCAAATTCTTAAAGTTGCTCCTGAAGGGATGATTATTGCATTGGTACTTATCTTCATTGGGCGCCCAATTAGTGTATTTTTAAGTCTGATGTTCACTCGCTTCAATATAAAATCTAAGGCGTTGTTATCTTGGGTGGGTCTACGTGGTGCTGTTCCAATCATCATGGCAACTTTCCCCTTAGTTGCTGGCATGGAGCACGCAGAGTTATTCTTTAGTATCATCTTCTTTGTAGTGGTTACCTCTGTATTAATTCAAGGTCCTACCATCCCACTTGCTGCCCGACTCTTGAAATTGGATGAACCCCTTTATGAAAAAACTCGCTACCCCATTGAACTAGAACCTACGATAGACACTAAAGCTGCGCTTAAAGAAGTTCGTGTTTCCAATGGTGATTTTGCTGTGGGCAAACAAATACTTGATTTAGGCTTAGCTGAAAATGTATTAATTACCCTCATCAACCGAGATGGAAAATTTATTGTACCCAAAGGTTCCACGGTAATTGAAGTTCAAGACAAGTTGTTAATTCTATCCGATAAAGATGAGGTATCTGAAATAAGAGATCTACTCACAAAGAAATCGCAAACCGCATAA